TCAATAACAAAAGAAGCAGTAGCGGTCATTTTTTCTGGATCGATGGTAAAGTGCTCCAGACGATCTTGCTTTGCCAGATTTAAAATACGATGTGCTTGTAAACGAATTGTCGCGGGATCGCGAAGCTTGGTGATTATCTGGTTTGCTTGCTGTTCTTCGTTATTCATGAAGACCCCGTCCTTTGGGTTGAGCCAACTCGTTAATGTCCAGGATGCCATCAGGGGAATAGTAACCTGCTGCGCGTTTGGCATCCATCTCCACCTTGGCATCTTGAGGAATTAGTTCATCCGGAATTTTGACTCGTTCTCCTACATCGATTCCTGACTTCTGTAAGGATTCAAATTTCATATTAGACATGGAAACAAATCGATGAATTTTGGAAATTCCCAGCCAGTGGAGTACATCAGACATTAATTCTTGAAAGCGCATGTCCTGAACTCCAGCAACACACTCCGTTCTTTCAAAATATTTCGCAGCAGTATCGCCGCCTTGTTGTCTTTTACGCGCATTATAAACCAGGAATTTAGTGACCTCGCCTAAGGCTCTTCCTTCTTTACGATTATATACAATCAGGCCAGCCCCGCCTCTCTGCGCTGATTCGATACACAGTTCAATTCCGTGGGCGAGATAAGGCCTGCAAGTACAGATATCAGAACCAAAAACATCTGACCCGTTGCATTCATCATGAATTCGGCACGTTAATTCGATTTTGGGGTCGTGAATGGTGGTTATATCACCAAAAAAATAAGCAGTTAATCCGCCTATAGGGGGTAAAAAAACGTCCAAATCGCTGCGGGTGACTAATTCGGGGAACATACCACCGGTTTGTTCAAACAATGTTCGTCTTAATAAGGACTCTGAAACTTCAAATCGTTCTGCAATACCTGGTAAATACCATACCGGCTCTATTGCTGCTTTGGTTACTACTACATCTCCAGACTCACTCAGAATTTTACCATCGGGTTTTAATCGTCCCTTCTGCATCGCGGTATGTAATTCAGGAATATTAATATGAGCCCTGGTAACGGCTATAGTAGGTCTAATATCATACCCTTGATTTATTTCATCCTGGAACACCTCCGCTACAAGATGTCCCCAGGGATCAAGGGAAACTATCTTACCTGATTCACTCCATTGTTTGTGAGGGCCTAATGCTATTGGTGGAGTAGTGTTCGTTAAATCAGGTACGTGTTCGGGATCAAGAACTCCTGCAGCCACTGCAAGAGCGCGATAAACAGAGTATGAACCAGAATGAGTACCTATCGCATTACGGTTTTTAATATTAGTAAGAGACGCTAAAACTGGTCCACGTTCTTTAGGATTGGCTTCCCCCCATTTAATTTTTAAAGGTGCGGCTGTATGGCCGGCAGGGTGGGAGGATAAAATAATGTGTCCTTTGGATTTTTTCTTTAGATCATCTGGTGTCATAGTACTAATCCCTTTATTTTCATGAACATGGAGTACTTTAATTCCAGGCTCTTAACTTTATCATAGCAGATGTAGATGTTGGGTAGAAGACGGTCAGGACAGGTGTTTTGCAAGATGGGTTTATCAACAGGTCGTGATTTGCTTATATTTTTTATATTTAAAAATGATAATTGAATTGGGTTTTTAATCTGGTTATGATGCATGCAATAGTTACGTTATTTTCCAGGAAAATCCATAATGACTACTTTGTTGGCGTGTTTGCTTATTGCAATTATCTTACCTTACCTGGTTAAACTGCCTGTAGGGTACGCAATGCAGAAAGCAAAAGGAGGTTATGACAATAACCATCCACGTGAACAACAAGCCACTTTGACCGGATTTGGCGCTCGGGCAGTTGCTGCTCATCAAAATTGTTTTGAATCGCTGGCTGTATTTTCTACTGCAGTGTTGACTGCTTTGGTAACGCACCATGTTTCTCTATCCATCCAGACTCTGGCTGTTATTTATATTATTTCACGTTTTATTTATGTTTTTTTATATTTAATAAACCTGGCTGCGTTAAGATCAATTATTTGGTTTATTGGGGTTATCTGTTGTCTTTCAATTATGTTTTTATGTCTTTCCTAGTTCTTGATTAAGTTACCAATTTTATTTTTGCAGCATTGAGTTTTTGGGAGGGAACCAACGAGTGAACTCTTTTTTATCAGGATTAGGAAAACCCAATTTTGAGATAGGTAATGCGCCAGGTTACACCCTTTTATGCATCACACCAAGAAACAGCTCTGAATTTAAAAAAGTGTGCAACCAAGCCTGAAGGTGTCTATATTCACTGTCCTCAAACCATTGCTTATCCACCATGTAAAACTGTCTGATGAACGGAACAAGTGCGATGTCAGCAAAACTGATACGGTTAGCGAGTAAGTAACCGTTATTCTTCAACAATAAATTTAATTGTTCAAGGTATGTTTTGGCTTTTTCTCTGTAGTAAAAGGGATCTTTTTTCTCTGATTTTTGTGGGTACTTATAATGATCCAGAAGGGGTTTAAACGTGATGTCATTTAAGTAAATTAATTCATTACCCTTATCTTTAAATTCTGTACTCAACCAACCGTCAGGATCAAATTGACTTAATGCCCAAATGACAATATCCATGCTTTGTTCAATGACACGACCATCCTCAAACAATAGGACTGGTACAGTACCTTTAGACGATGCTGCAAGTAATTCCGGAGGCTTATTTTTAAGGTCAACCTCGTGCTGATTCACCTCAATCCTGGCATAGGTTAATGCCATTCTGGCTCTGATGGCATACGGACATCGCCTGAACGTATACAGTATTGGATAATCCATAAATTTTAAACCGTTTTGTTGTTAAAACAAGAGGGTATAATCAGCCACCCTCTCTCTAATTCTCAATTGATCTTCAGTGATCATAGTGCAAAAGACTAATCAATGACAATTGAGATGAGTTATTTAAATTTATCGATTATTTACCTGTTGGCGAAACCCCCGAGTTCTTGTTGAACGTAGATTCTGAACTGAAGCCTCAAAGATTCAATTAAAAGAGCAGGGGATGACAGCTGGAGCGTCATATTGATATCAAAATGCTGATTTATTGATTTTTTTGAGCGAACCGATGAAAAAAATAACCCTTAATATATCCTTAATAATAATCAATTAAAATGCATTATAATTTATTTGATTGAGGTGATAATGCCATTTCCTAACGATAAAATTACTGATTTTAAAAATAAAATAAAAAAAAATATTAACTTGTTAGATAACTTGAATCCAGATAATAACACCGATGCTCTAGTTAAATTTGAAAATCAACTCAGTTTGAATGAGCTGAAAAATTGCTTGGATTCATCTTCCGACCCTGACGAATTGGGGAAAAGCCTGGAGATTTTTCTGGCAAAGCGTTGGGAAAGGATCGCTAATTCATCTGCCTGTTACACGCAACAGCCAGTAAATGAAGTCAACTTGTTGTGTCTTGAGTTGGCAAACATCCTCTCTCCTCTCCCGGCGGATCGAGAAGATTATAATAATCTAGAGTTCGGCATAGGGCCTTATTTTTTAATGATGCCCAGTTTAAAAGTACATCAAACCGTTTCATACGAAAATATTCACCAATTAAAATTACATGAGTTTGTTTTGTCAGATAATGGCGAACTCTATATTCCTGTAGTCTCCTGCCTGGATCGCGCTTTTATCAGTGATACAGGGGAAATGACTCATCTCATGATGGTTCCCGGGTCAGGTGCATTTTTACCTCCGCCATTAACATCAACCGAATTGGCGCGGGTTACGGGGCATTCTGAGGAAGTTATAGAATATTATAATTTAATAAAGAAATACAACCAGAGAAGACTTCATGATTCTAATTTAGGCAATGAATTATCAAAATTAGCCCAGGCTCTACTCGCTGGAGGTATGCATCAGAGAGGGCAGGATACAAATGCCGGAGTTGCAGCAAATCTGGGTATATTCGAATTTACGGAGTTCTGGAAAGACTATCCTGAAGAGGAAAAGAAATGGGCTTTAGCACATTACCAAAATCCTTCATTGGAGGATATTCTGGGACGTTTAATGCGACCTGCTGATACGGACTATTTGAGCGTAAGCTATTGTGTCGAGCTTATCGCAAATAACTATATTGGTCCCCTGGTAGAGCAAATTCAGCAAGAGGAAACTGAACTCCAGGAGCTTAAACACCAAGTTAATGCTCAACAAACAAATGTTGAGATGGCGATGCAATCAACTGCTTATCCCGCACTCATCCAATACATCACAGCGAAAAAACCCAGGATTATTCGTGAAATTTTTGAGCTAAGAGAGCAAAAAGATGCAATTTTTGCGCACACCCCTTGTCCCAGTGCGTTGCTTTATGCGCTAGAATACGAACCTCTAACTTTGCCTCAATATATCGATCTTTTAGATGAAACTGAGAAGTCTCT
The sequence above is drawn from the Legionella antarctica genome and encodes:
- a CDS encoding MAPEG family protein; amino-acid sequence: MTTLLACLLIAIILPYLVKLPVGYAMQKAKGGYDNNHPREQQATLTGFGARAVAAHQNCFESLAVFSTAVLTALVTHHVSLSIQTLAVIYIISRFIYVFLYLINLAALRSIIWFIGVICCLSIMFLCLS
- a CDS encoding GTP cyclohydrolase II — translated: MTPDDLKKKSKGHIILSSHPAGHTAAPLKIKWGEANPKERGPVLASLTNIKNRNAIGTHSGSYSVYRALAVAAGVLDPEHVPDLTNTTPPIALGPHKQWSESGKIVSLDPWGHLVAEVFQDEINQGYDIRPTIAVTRAHINIPELHTAMQKGRLKPDGKILSESGDVVVTKAAIEPVWYLPGIAERFEVSESLLRRTLFEQTGGMFPELVTRSDLDVFLPPIGGLTAYFFGDITTIHDPKIELTCRIHDECNGSDVFGSDICTCRPYLAHGIELCIESAQRGGAGLIVYNRKEGRALGEVTKFLVYNARKRQQGGDTAAKYFERTECVAGVQDMRFQELMSDVLHWLGISKIHRFVSMSNMKFESLQKSGIDVGERVKIPDELIPQDAKVEMDAKRAAGYYSPDGILDINELAQPKGRGLHE
- a CDS encoding glutathione S-transferase gives rise to the protein MDYPILYTFRRCPYAIRARMALTYARIEVNQHEVDLKNKPPELLAASSKGTVPVLLFEDGRVIEQSMDIVIWALSQFDPDGWLSTEFKDKGNELIYLNDITFKPLLDHYKYPQKSEKKDPFYYREKAKTYLEQLNLLLKNNGYLLANRISFADIALVPFIRQFYMVDKQWFEDSEYRHLQAWLHTFLNSELFLGVMHKRV